Proteins encoded together in one Chitinophaga sp. LS1 window:
- a CDS encoding M17 family peptidase N-terminal domain-containing protein: MKRTIVVTTLLLAHIFVHAQQTNTAVGTSKAWGKVDGVTIEGLVQGPSAAVADLQIACVFEYTEGDIFNAPPALPAALNGMVYLDEATNGLITEIRKSGQFAGHALETILITPPAGKIKAKKLLLIGLGDRNQFTPGLMTKVGSVAMREALSLNVASLSFASDLKDAGIDSPTALVAENVTKGMLQAYKVAEYLKSKHYAAFKPLSKVILLAGPSFFTVAGQGIETAIQSFQ; this comes from the coding sequence ATGAAACGCACAATAGTTGTAACCACATTATTACTCGCACACATTTTTGTACATGCACAGCAAACTAATACTGCTGTAGGCACCTCCAAAGCCTGGGGCAAAGTAGATGGCGTCACCATCGAAGGGCTTGTACAAGGACCTTCTGCAGCTGTAGCAGACCTGCAGATAGCCTGTGTATTTGAATATACCGAAGGCGATATTTTCAACGCCCCTCCTGCCCTGCCAGCAGCACTCAATGGCATGGTATATCTGGATGAAGCCACCAATGGCCTTATCACTGAAATCCGTAAGTCCGGCCAGTTTGCAGGTCATGCATTGGAAACAATTCTCATCACACCACCAGCGGGCAAGATCAAGGCAAAGAAACTGTTGCTCATCGGTCTCGGCGATCGTAATCAATTCACACCCGGGCTGATGACGAAAGTAGGTAGTGTCGCTATGCGTGAAGCACTGTCACTGAATGTAGCTTCTCTGTCATTTGCAAGTGATCTGAAAGATGCGGGTATCGACTCTCCGACAGCACTGGTAGCAGAGAATGTGACCAAAGGTATGCTGCAGGCTTATAAAGTAGCTGAATACCTTAAAAGTAAACACTATGCAGCTTTCAAACCACTGAGCAAAGTGATACTGCTGGCAGGGCCTTCATTCTTCACAGTAGCAGGACAAGGCATTGAGACAGCTATTCAATCATTCCAGTAA
- a CDS encoding FMN-dependent NADH-azoreductase, with translation MRILHLITSPRKSQSYSAQLGNAIVEKLTAAHPGSTVVIRDLAAAPFPHLEEAHIQSFFTPEENRSAEQVSAIAHSDEAIAELLAADVVVIGAPMYNFSITSNLKSWIDHIARRGKTFSYGANGPEGLVKGKKVYLAISTGGVYSEGMMKVYDYTENYLRAVLGFMGMTDVTVVRAEGLSVPGVQDTAMEKAYEAITV, from the coding sequence ATGAGAATATTGCATTTGATCACCAGCCCAAGAAAGTCTCAGTCGTATAGCGCACAATTAGGAAATGCCATTGTTGAAAAGCTGACTGCTGCTCATCCCGGTAGCACTGTAGTAATTCGCGACCTGGCCGCAGCACCGTTTCCGCACCTGGAAGAAGCGCATATTCAATCCTTTTTTACCCCTGAAGAAAATAGATCTGCTGAGCAGGTGAGTGCGATTGCACATTCTGACGAAGCAATTGCTGAATTGCTGGCAGCAGATGTAGTGGTAATCGGCGCACCGATGTATAACTTCAGTATTACTTCCAATCTGAAGTCATGGATTGATCATATTGCCAGAAGAGGAAAGACATTTAGCTATGGAGCAAATGGACCGGAAGGATTGGTGAAAGGCAAGAAAGTATATCTGGCTATTTCTACAGGAGGCGTCTATTCTGAAGGAATGATGAAGGTGTATGATTATACAGAAAATTACCTGAGAGCGGTGTTAGGGTTTATGGGCATGACGGATGTGACCGTGGTAAGAGCAGAAGGTTTGAGTGTACCAGGTGTACAGGATACTGCGATGGAAAAAGCATACGAAGCGATTACTGTGTAA
- a CDS encoding winged helix-turn-helix transcriptional regulator produces MSVRTKETCRKHIIPVKDALDVLGGRWKLQLLIHLGFGPRRFNQLAKELAPITDRTLSKELKSLEANKIISRTEYDAFPPVVEYRITPHGESLFAVISELGNWGRAHRKLIMDK; encoded by the coding sequence ATGAGCGTACGAACCAAAGAAACATGCAGAAAACACATCATTCCTGTCAAAGATGCCCTTGATGTACTCGGTGGCAGGTGGAAGCTCCAGCTCCTGATTCATTTGGGCTTTGGTCCCCGTCGTTTCAACCAGCTCGCCAAAGAGCTGGCTCCCATTACAGACAGAACCCTTTCCAAAGAGCTAAAAAGCCTGGAAGCTAACAAGATTATTTCACGCACCGAATATGATGCTTTCCCTCCTGTAGTAGAATACAGGATCACGCCCCACGGAGAATCACTGTTTGCCGTGATTTCAGAACTCGGCAACTGGGGGCGTGCCCATAGAAAGTTAATAATGGATAAGTAA
- a CDS encoding two-component system response regulator, with amino-acid sequence MISIPDLRVILIDDNEVDLLLHEKLIAIQQISRTILAFNNANKALEFLSSNITLPRIPPTIILLDIQMPEMDGFDFLEAFDSYPAKIKSQCHVIMVSSSLDYSDISRTYANPMVVKLLKKPLLAKELTTAVADIFRDFS; translated from the coding sequence ATGATTTCGATTCCTGATTTACGTGTGATTTTGATAGATGACAATGAAGTGGACCTTCTATTGCATGAAAAGTTGATTGCCATACAGCAGATCAGCCGGACTATACTTGCTTTTAATAATGCCAATAAAGCGCTTGAGTTTCTATCGTCCAATATAACATTACCTCGTATTCCTCCTACCATAATATTGTTGGATATACAAATGCCGGAGATGGATGGGTTTGATTTCCTGGAGGCTTTTGATAGTTATCCTGCTAAGATCAAATCGCAGTGCCATGTGATCATGGTATCCTCTTCGCTTGATTATAGTGATATCAGCCGCACGTATGCCAATCCCATGGTGGTGAAGTTGCTAAAAAAGCCTTTGCTGGCGAAGGAGCTGACAACTGCGGTGGCCGATATTTTCAGAGACTTTTCCTGA
- a CDS encoding sensor histidine kinase: MKENRIRILYIDDEVHNLNAFKASFRRSYEIYTANSAQEGKQLLKSIDVHIIIADQKMPVSTGVEFFNEIKDTLPDPMRILLTGYTDVEDIIDAINKGHIFSYIKKPWDEHELHRTIQNAYEIYATRKQLKEKIIELEKINDELNRFIYSTSHDLRSPLMSVLGIINLSRLDNSVTDPNGYLNMIEVCIQKLDGFIQKIIEYYRNSRLDVEYEKITFDHLLNECITQFKHQNTAIEFQVNVDQPVEFKGDTFRISVILNNLISNAVKYQKPDEVHPKVNLAVKVEPHKATLVISDNGIGILSEHLNNIFKMFFRSKNNNKPGSGIGLYIVKEALNKIGGTINVESKYGEGTQFEISIPNRNDFDS; this comes from the coding sequence ATGAAAGAAAACCGTATCAGGATTCTCTACATTGACGACGAAGTACACAACCTAAATGCTTTTAAAGCCAGCTTCCGCCGCAGTTATGAAATTTACACAGCAAACTCCGCCCAGGAAGGCAAGCAGTTACTAAAGAGCATCGATGTACACATTATCATCGCTGACCAGAAGATGCCCGTATCTACCGGTGTTGAATTCTTTAATGAGATTAAAGATACCTTGCCTGATCCCATGCGTATCCTGCTCACCGGCTATACCGATGTAGAAGACATTATCGATGCCATCAACAAGGGGCATATCTTCTCCTATATCAAGAAACCATGGGATGAGCACGAGCTGCACAGAACCATTCAGAATGCCTACGAAATATATGCAACCCGCAAACAACTGAAAGAAAAGATCATCGAACTGGAAAAGATCAATGATGAGCTGAACCGCTTTATCTACTCTACTTCGCATGACCTTCGCTCTCCGCTCATGTCTGTACTGGGTATCATTAACCTGAGCAGACTGGATAACTCTGTTACTGACCCTAACGGCTATCTGAATATGATCGAAGTATGTATTCAGAAACTGGATGGCTTTATTCAAAAGATTATTGAATACTATCGCAATTCAAGATTGGATGTGGAGTATGAGAAAATTACTTTTGACCATCTGCTGAATGAATGTATCACACAATTCAAACATCAGAATACAGCGATAGAGTTCCAGGTCAATGTAGACCAGCCGGTTGAATTTAAGGGAGATACTTTCCGAATTAGTGTAATTTTAAACAACCTTATATCAAATGCTGTTAAATATCAGAAACCGGATGAGGTGCATCCAAAAGTGAACCTGGCAGTAAAAGTAGAGCCCCACAAGGCAACGCTGGTAATATCGGACAATGGTATTGGTATATTAAGTGAACACCTGAACAACATCTTCAAAATGTTCTTCAGATCTAAGAATAACAACAAGCCGGGCAGCGGCATTGGCCTTTATATAGTGAAAGAAGCCCTGAACAAGATTGGCGGTACGATCAATGTAGAATCCAAGTATGGAGAAGGTACACAATTTGAAATAAGCATTCCGAACAGAAATGATTTCGATTCCTGA
- a CDS encoding 7TM diverse intracellular signaling domain-containing protein, protein MFRIITLWLFALLCYLHTQAAAPFVYEEGMPLTRIGKYLELFTDKSNKLGIGDVQHISFVSPGENVPNLQITPYTHWARFHIENPGAARKLLLEVEYPTIDDITLFEQMPDGSYKETRLGEFTQFHNRIFDHQNYIFPLVFQAHSTHLYYLRIKAGEQLQLPIYIGTKEQITTKNSSRGLIFGLYVGVILAMSFYNLFIFLSTKDNSYLIYVAYNIFVGLTQATLQGFAFRFLWPSWPWMEIHATVLVPIFNGLTALMFVQQFLQTKQHYRRGHNLINYLIYAYLVCFIPALLDWYTIAQVWVQLVVSAAAVIVFIVPLRMSRMGYSSARFFLLAWSVFLVSVIIFVLRNMNVLPYNDFTYYALQIGSGMEALLLSFALAHKINVFRAEALQASQENERLVREQNIILEDKVHKRTEELQASNEELNVALKNLKDAQTQLVEREKMASLGQLTAGIAHEINNPINFVTSNIKPLKMDIADIKTLLNKYDDLATATDVKMELREIAAYKQEIDIDYIHEEIASLIKGIEDGATRTAEIVKGLRTFSRLDESDVKSVDLHEGLDSTLVLLKNSIPPNVTVTKHYGTLPKIECYAGKMNQVFMNILTNAFNAINTHSNGREESVIITTWQEDEMAVISIKDTGPGMTEKVKEKIFDPFFTTKDVGEGTGLGLSIVFSIIEKHQGRIFVNTAPGEGAEFIIYLPLKINTMT, encoded by the coding sequence ATGTTCCGGATCATTACCTTATGGTTATTCGCCCTATTATGCTATCTGCATACGCAGGCAGCAGCTCCCTTTGTATATGAGGAAGGCATGCCCCTCACCCGCATAGGCAAATACCTTGAATTATTTACTGACAAGTCAAACAAGCTCGGGATCGGAGATGTGCAACACATTTCCTTTGTCTCACCAGGAGAGAATGTACCTAACCTGCAAATCACACCCTATACCCATTGGGCACGGTTCCATATCGAAAACCCCGGCGCCGCCCGCAAACTGCTGCTGGAAGTAGAATATCCCACCATCGACGATATTACCCTCTTTGAACAAATGCCTGATGGCAGTTACAAAGAAACCAGACTAGGGGAATTCACCCAGTTTCACAACAGAATTTTCGATCATCAGAACTATATATTCCCCCTCGTATTCCAGGCACACAGTACCCATTTGTACTACCTGCGCATCAAGGCGGGAGAACAGTTACAACTGCCTATCTACATTGGTACCAAAGAGCAGATTACGACCAAAAACAGCTCCCGGGGACTTATCTTCGGGTTGTATGTCGGGGTCATCCTCGCTATGTCGTTTTATAACCTCTTTATCTTCCTTTCTACCAAGGATAACAGTTACCTGATCTATGTAGCCTACAATATCTTCGTAGGCCTCACACAAGCTACCCTGCAGGGGTTTGCCTTCCGCTTTCTATGGCCTTCGTGGCCCTGGATGGAAATACATGCCACCGTACTGGTACCCATCTTCAATGGACTAACGGCATTGATGTTCGTACAGCAGTTCCTGCAAACGAAGCAACATTACAGGCGTGGACACAACCTGATCAACTACCTCATTTATGCATACCTGGTATGTTTCATTCCTGCCCTGCTGGATTGGTATACCATTGCGCAGGTGTGGGTACAGCTGGTAGTTTCTGCCGCTGCCGTCATCGTATTTATCGTACCACTCAGGATGAGCCGGATGGGCTATAGCTCCGCCCGTTTCTTTTTGCTGGCATGGTCTGTGTTCCTCGTCAGTGTGATCATATTCGTACTACGCAATATGAACGTGCTGCCATATAATGACTTTACCTATTATGCACTGCAGATCGGCTCAGGAATGGAAGCCCTGCTCCTCTCCTTCGCACTGGCACACAAGATCAATGTATTCAGAGCCGAAGCCCTGCAAGCCTCACAGGAGAATGAGCGCCTTGTAAGAGAGCAGAATATTATACTGGAAGACAAAGTGCATAAACGTACGGAAGAGTTACAGGCCAGCAATGAAGAGCTGAATGTAGCCCTCAAAAACCTGAAAGACGCACAGACACAACTAGTGGAAAGAGAGAAAATGGCATCTCTGGGTCAGCTTACTGCTGGTATTGCACACGAAATCAATAACCCGATCAACTTTGTCACTTCCAATATCAAGCCGCTCAAAATGGATATAGCAGATATTAAAACGCTGCTTAATAAGTACGATGATCTCGCCACCGCCACCGATGTAAAAATGGAACTGCGGGAGATCGCGGCTTACAAACAAGAGATAGACATTGACTATATTCACGAAGAAATAGCCTCACTGATAAAAGGTATTGAAGATGGTGCCACACGTACGGCTGAGATTGTCAAAGGATTACGTACCTTCAGCCGCCTTGACGAAAGTGATGTGAAATCGGTAGACCTGCACGAAGGGCTGGATAGCACGCTGGTACTCCTGAAGAACAGCATTCCGCCAAATGTAACGGTCACGAAGCACTACGGTACACTACCTAAGATTGAATGCTATGCCGGTAAAATGAACCAGGTATTCATGAACATACTGACCAATGCCTTCAATGCGATTAATACCCATTCAAACGGCAGGGAAGAAAGTGTGATCATCACTACCTGGCAGGAAGATGAAATGGCCGTGATCAGTATCAAAGACACTGGTCCGGGTATGACAGAAAAAGTAAAAGAAAAGATCTTCGACCCATTCTTTACTACCAAAGACGTAGGCGAAGGTACAGGCCTGGGCCTTTCTATCGTATTCAGTATCATAGAAAAACATCAGGGACGGATATTCGTTAATACTGCACCCGGGGAAGGTGCAGAATTTATTATATATTTACCATTGAAGATAAACACTATGACCTAG
- a CDS encoding ThiF family adenylyltransferase: protein MRQLEEHIKQQQPETDNFTPSFYRLGNAEEYKSLTSLLSNNPHIRVHDHIVSQLKELIKISNPTKRLTPEEYEQHLAAYVGTQALEEIGVWVYYPWADRVVHIVDEEDFIALRTSRNQHKITKEEIETLRTKKIGIIGLSVGGSIALTIAMERVCGELRLSDFDKVELTNMNRIRTGIHNIQISKAVVAAREIAELDPFIKVKCYLDGATEQNLDDFFTADGNLDVLIEECDGIDIKILSRVKAKALQIPVIMDTNDRGMVDVERFDLEPDRPLLHGFIPADLDLERLKGLTDAEKLPIFRPMVALDDMSARMKYSLSEIGKTITTWPQLASSVVLGGAAVTDTCRRILLNQYKSSGRYYVDFEQIFV from the coding sequence ATGAGACAATTAGAAGAACATATAAAACAACAACAGCCAGAAACAGACAATTTCACACCATCCTTTTATAGGTTGGGAAATGCCGAAGAGTATAAATCCCTTACCAGCTTATTGAGTAATAACCCGCATATCCGCGTTCATGACCACATCGTATCACAGTTGAAGGAACTCATTAAGATCAGCAACCCGACCAAGCGTTTGACACCTGAAGAGTATGAGCAGCATTTAGCCGCTTATGTTGGAACACAGGCGCTGGAAGAAATCGGAGTATGGGTGTATTATCCATGGGCTGACAGAGTAGTGCACATAGTAGATGAAGAAGATTTTATTGCATTGCGCACAAGCCGCAACCAGCATAAGATCACGAAAGAAGAAATTGAAACACTGCGTACAAAGAAGATCGGCATTATCGGTCTCTCAGTAGGTGGCAGTATCGCGCTTACGATTGCTATGGAAAGAGTGTGTGGAGAGTTGAGACTATCGGATTTTGATAAAGTAGAACTGACCAATATGAACCGTATCCGTACGGGCATACACAATATACAAATATCCAAGGCTGTAGTAGCAGCCAGGGAAATAGCAGAACTGGATCCTTTCATCAAAGTAAAATGTTACCTGGATGGCGCAACAGAGCAGAACCTGGATGACTTTTTTACTGCTGATGGTAATCTGGATGTACTGATAGAAGAATGTGATGGAATCGATATAAAAATTCTGAGCCGGGTAAAGGCAAAAGCTTTGCAAATCCCGGTAATAATGGACACCAATGACAGAGGGATGGTGGATGTAGAACGTTTTGACCTTGAGCCTGACAGGCCCCTGCTGCATGGTTTTATCCCTGCCGATCTGGACCTGGAACGCTTAAAAGGGCTGACTGACGCAGAAAAATTACCCATCTTCCGTCCCATGGTTGCCCTGGATGATATGTCTGCCAGGATGAAATACTCCCTGAGCGAAATTGGTAAAACTATCACCACCTGGCCACAGCTGGCCTCCTCCGTTGTATTGGGAGGTGCTGCTGTTACAGACACCTGCAGGCGCATATTGCTGAATCAATACAAAAGCTCTGGCAGGTATTATGTAGACTTCGAGCAGATATTTGTTTAA
- a CDS encoding superoxide dismutase yields MNKREFIKLAGLASVAAAVGNPAGMVSAASLKGKKETNGNSPKAPFTVPALPYAFDALEPNIDKTTMEIHHDKHHGAYVKNLNDAVKGTKYESLTLDEILATIKADDKAIRNNGGGHYNHSLFWTLLSPTKTTPSDKLKAAVTASFGSWEKFQDAFNTAAKTVFGSGWAWLIVTPAKKLQVISTPNQDNPLMKGIVKETGTPVLALDVWEHAYYLKYHNVRPDYISAFWNVINWNEVDKLYAAAVK; encoded by the coding sequence ATGAATAAAAGAGAATTTATTAAGTTAGCCGGTCTTGCCAGCGTAGCTGCTGCTGTGGGCAACCCTGCCGGTATGGTGAGTGCTGCTTCATTGAAGGGAAAAAAAGAAACGAACGGAAATAGCCCAAAAGCTCCTTTTACTGTGCCTGCCTTGCCGTATGCTTTTGATGCACTGGAACCAAACATCGACAAGACGACAATGGAAATCCACCATGATAAGCATCATGGCGCCTATGTGAAAAATCTGAACGACGCTGTAAAAGGTACTAAGTACGAAAGCCTGACGCTGGATGAAATCCTGGCTACAATAAAAGCAGATGATAAAGCCATTCGTAACAATGGTGGTGGTCACTACAATCACTCTCTGTTCTGGACATTGCTGTCACCTACTAAAACTACTCCATCCGACAAGCTGAAAGCCGCTGTAACAGCATCTTTTGGCTCATGGGAGAAATTCCAGGATGCGTTCAATACTGCTGCAAAAACAGTATTTGGTTCTGGTTGGGCATGGCTCATTGTTACACCAGCTAAGAAGCTGCAGGTGATATCGACACCAAATCAGGATAATCCTTTAATGAAAGGGATTGTGAAGGAAACGGGTACGCCGGTTCTGGCACTGGATGTATGGGAGCATGCTTATTATCTGAAGTATCATAACGTGCGTCCTGATTATATCAGTGCTTTCTGGAATGTGATTAACTGGAATGAAGTGGATAAGTTGTATGCTGCGGCAGTGAAATAA